TCATGACAATTCCTGAAGCTTCTCGATTAGTGATTCAAGCAGGGGCATTAGCTCGTGGAGGAGAGATATTTGTGCTAGATATGGGAGAGCCGGTAAGAATTGTAGATCTTGCAAAAAACTTAATCTCTCTATCTGGCTTCTCTGAAAAAGAGATTCCAATTGAATTCAGCGGGATTCGACCAGGGGAAAAAATGTATGAAGAATTACTTGGGGATAAGGAAGTTCACCCAGAGCAGATTTACCCAAAGATATATATTGGGAAGAACAATGAGTTTCCAATAGATGAACTCGCGAATTTTATAAATGTAGAATTCGAACAAATTACTACAGATGAAGTGAAAGAGACGGTATTCCATTTAATAGAAGATAAAGTCTCTATATCTAGTTAATGGGAGGATGTAAGATGAAAAAAGTAAAAAAAGCCATAATTCCTGCAGCAGGATTAGGAACAAGATTCCTACCAGCAACAAAAGCTATGCCAAAAGAAATGCTGCCAATTGTAGATAAACCGACAATCCAGTACATCGTTGAAGAAGCTATTCAATCCGGAATTGAAGACATTATTATTGTAACTGGTAAAGGGAAACGTGCGATTGAAGATCATTTCGATAATAACTTTGAACTAGAAGATAATTTAATGAAGAAAGAAAAGTTTGATCTACTTGAAAAAGTGAACGAAACTTCTAATGTCGATATCCATTATATCCGTCAAAAAGAACCTAAAGGTTTAGGTCACGCTGTATGGAGTGCCAGGAAATTTATTGGATCAGAGCCTTTTGCAGTTTTATTAGGCGATGATATAGTAAGGGCAAAAACACCTTGTTTGGAACAACTTATTTCAGAGTATAATAATACGCAATGTTCAATAGTGGGAGTGCAAAAGGTAGCAGATGATGAAACTCATCGTTACGGTATAGTAGCCCCTTTTGCAAGCGAAGGAAGACGTTATCAAGCAAATGATTTTATAGAAAAACCTCGACAAGGTACCGCTCCTTCTAATTTGGCTATTATGGGGAGGTACATATTTACGCCTGAAATATTTCCAATTTTAGAGAAACAAGAAATTGGTGCTGGCGGAGAGATTCAACTTACTGATGCAATTCAAACCTTAAATAAGGTGCAAAAGGTTTATGCATATGATTTCAAAGGAAGACGATATGATGTGGGAGAAAAGTTAGGGTTCGTTAAAACTACAATTGATTTAGCATTGGAAAACGAAGAATTAAAAAATGACTTACTTATATATTTAAGGTCAATATTGGAAGAAAATTCCATCATAAATAAGTAACATTCTGAGAAACTAGTTGAGGAATATTTTCTACCTTAGAGAGTAGTGACAAAAATGTTTTTAAAACACCTTAAAAATCTACTTTATTTATTTACATCCAAGGGCGTAGCATCATCCTTTGCTTTTATAGCACAAATAATTCTTGCCAGATTGCTAACTCAAGAAGATTATGGGACAGTATCTTTTTATATAGTTTTTATTAATATTTTATCTTCAATTATCGGTTATGGGTTAGGAAATTTTTGGCTTAGAAGATACGCTGTCGAAGGATTTAATG
This window of the Halobacillus sp. Marseille-Q1614 genome carries:
- the galU gene encoding UTP--glucose-1-phosphate uridylyltransferase GalU, with protein sequence MKKVKKAIIPAAGLGTRFLPATKAMPKEMLPIVDKPTIQYIVEEAIQSGIEDIIIVTGKGKRAIEDHFDNNFELEDNLMKKEKFDLLEKVNETSNVDIHYIRQKEPKGLGHAVWSARKFIGSEPFAVLLGDDIVRAKTPCLEQLISEYNNTQCSIVGVQKVADDETHRYGIVAPFASEGRRYQANDFIEKPRQGTAPSNLAIMGRYIFTPEIFPILEKQEIGAGGEIQLTDAIQTLNKVQKVYAYDFKGRRYDVGEKLGFVKTTIDLALENEELKNDLLIYLRSILEENSIINK